The Acidianus infernus genome window below encodes:
- a CDS encoding ATP-binding protein yields MNVEEAKRIVADQKELVEEKLSQNYIKRDVGDVERFLRIPNVLAILGVRRSGKSTLSLMLMKELKVKFAYLNFDDESLFGITTEDLRNIEQAIYEVYGNDVIYLVFDEIHNVKGWELFISRLRESKRIIITGSNSKMLSGELATALTGRHSDIVLFPFSFREYLRFRNINVENPISTRDVVTVKVALEKYLEEGGFPEALIIGKDQVDVIYNDILFKDVVFRYKIREMGKFKEFSRSIISYYSSEVSLSKLTKVVNVDKKTIDLWAFGLENSYLIYFLPRYGEKLKERLTFNKKVYVVDPGVVSRIALRARDKGRVIENVVAIKLLRENQLKGLYYIKGKDFEVDFYDELNSRLIQVTYAVDKVEEREIKGLMKANELVKARELIVVTYDIEGKEEREGKEIKFIPLYKFLLKY; encoded by the coding sequence ATGAATGTAGAAGAGGCTAAAAGGATAGTAGCAGACCAAAAAGAACTTGTTGAGGAAAAGCTCTCTCAAAATTACATAAAGAGGGACGTCGGTGACGTTGAGAGGTTTCTAAGGATACCAAACGTTTTGGCAATACTAGGAGTTAGGAGGTCCGGAAAATCTACCCTATCCTTGATGCTAATGAAGGAATTGAAAGTAAAATTTGCTTACCTAAACTTCGATGACGAAAGCCTTTTTGGAATTACTACAGAGGATCTGAGGAACATAGAGCAAGCGATCTACGAAGTTTACGGTAATGACGTGATTTACTTAGTTTTTGACGAAATACACAACGTGAAAGGTTGGGAGTTATTTATCTCAAGGCTCAGAGAGAGTAAGAGGATAATCATTACTGGAAGTAATTCAAAAATGCTCTCGGGGGAATTGGCTACAGCGTTAACTGGAAGGCATTCCGACATAGTCCTTTTCCCTTTCTCTTTTAGGGAGTATCTGAGGTTTAGAAACATTAACGTTGAGAACCCCATTTCAACTAGGGACGTCGTAACTGTTAAAGTGGCATTAGAGAAATACCTCGAAGAGGGAGGCTTTCCCGAGGCGTTAATAATCGGGAAGGATCAAGTTGACGTAATATATAATGATATATTGTTCAAGGACGTTGTGTTTAGGTATAAAATTAGGGAAATGGGGAAGTTCAAGGAGTTCTCGAGAAGCATAATTTCATATTATTCGTCAGAGGTTTCTCTCTCTAAACTAACCAAAGTTGTTAATGTTGATAAGAAGACAATTGATTTGTGGGCTTTTGGTCTTGAGAATTCTTACTTAATTTACTTCCTCCCTAGGTATGGGGAAAAACTCAAGGAAAGGCTGACTTTTAATAAAAAGGTTTACGTAGTAGACCCTGGCGTTGTGTCTAGGATAGCGTTGAGGGCGAGAGACAAGGGGAGAGTCATAGAGAACGTAGTGGCGATTAAGCTATTGAGGGAAAACCAGTTGAAAGGGTTATATTACATTAAAGGGAAGGACTTTGAAGTGGACTTTTACGACGAGTTAAATTCTAGGCTAATTCAAGTAACCTATGCTGTAGACAAGGTTGAGGAAAGGGAAATAAAAGGGCTTATGAAGGCCAACGAGCTGGTTAAGGCTAGGGAATTAATAGTGGTTACTTACGACATCGAAGGAAAGGAGGAAAGAGAGGGTAAGGAAATAAAATTTATCCCATTATATAAATTTTTACTAAAATATTAA
- a CDS encoding type II toxin-antitoxin system VapC family toxin, whose protein sequence is MKEKYVLDAGPLSLFFAGKKDVKKFFEEMYKNNAIIYMNEVNLAEFIYNYILKLGKDIAIARHKYIRNSPIKIISPNENITETAAILKSKYPYLSLADAYLIATAKEVGGKVITTDEDIEKTNEVECIIINLD, encoded by the coding sequence TTGAAAGAGAAGTACGTACTTGATGCGGGGCCTTTATCTCTTTTTTTCGCAGGAAAAAAGGATGTTAAAAAATTCTTCGAGGAGATGTATAAGAATAACGCAATAATTTACATGAACGAAGTTAATCTCGCAGAGTTCATTTATAATTATATATTAAAATTAGGAAAAGACATTGCAATAGCAAGGCATAAGTATATTAGAAACTCACCAATAAAGATAATTTCACCAAACGAAAATATAACGGAGACCGCTGCAATATTAAAGAGTAAATATCCTTACCTATCATTGGCAGATGCATATCTTATAGCTACAGCTAAAGAAGTTGGAGGAAAAGTTATTACTACAGACGAAGATATTGAAAAAACTAATGAAGTAGAGTGTATAATAATTAATTTAGATTGA
- a CDS encoding AbrB/MazE/SpoVT family DNA-binding domain-containing protein encodes MERYRVKVYKKGIIVIPKEVRESIGIKEGDIVELIVDGDKVRIEKPKTLLDLFGIDGDKAVEVAKAIVEERRKEVEREVRT; translated from the coding sequence ATGGAACGATATAGGGTGAAGGTCTACAAGAAGGGAATTATAGTTATTCCTAAAGAGGTAAGAGAATCAATCGGAATAAAGGAGGGAGATATAGTGGAACTTATAGTTGATGGAGATAAGGTAAGAATAGAGAAACCTAAAACCCTCTTGGACTTATTTGGAATTGATGGCGATAAGGCAGTAGAAGTTGCTAAGGCTATAGTTGAGGAAAGGAGGAAGGAAGTTGAAAGAGAAGTACGTACTTGA
- a CDS encoding AbrB/MazE/SpoVT family DNA-binding domain-containing protein, translated as MGYIVTMDEKGRIVIPKEIRDELNLKEGSKVEVELEKDGRIIIKVKKLTVDDIYGIAGKESVKIEEIEEALGFEDND; from the coding sequence ATGGGATACATAGTTACAATGGATGAAAAAGGGAGGATAGTGATACCAAAGGAAATTAGAGATGAATTAAACTTAAAAGAAGGTAGTAAAGTTGAAGTAGAGCTGGAGAAAGATGGAAGAATTATAATTAAAGTCAAGAAATTAACCGTGGACGATATTTACGGAATAGCTGGAAAGGAAAGCGTTAAAATTGAGGAAATAGAGGAGGCCTTAGGTTTTGAAGATAATGATTGA
- a CDS encoding type II toxin-antitoxin system VapC family toxin codes for MIDSNVFIYVLFSDPLYGERAKELLRTAEGGEVYSSTLVISQVLAHLERRKKVEAIPIFIDYLKQSGIKIIETTWEDFINAIRTLQSSKLSYKLWDDTIIFSQMKRLGIDVIYSNDKDFDLFPIKREF; via the coding sequence ATGATTGATTCAAACGTGTTTATTTACGTACTTTTCTCTGACCCTTTATACGGCGAAAGAGCAAAGGAATTACTGAGAACTGCTGAGGGAGGAGAAGTTTATTCTTCTACGCTGGTCATTTCTCAAGTTTTGGCCCATTTAGAGAGGAGAAAAAAGGTTGAAGCGATTCCAATATTTATTGACTATCTAAAACAATCTGGAATTAAAATTATAGAAACCACATGGGAAGATTTTATTAACGCAATAAGGACTTTACAGTCTTCCAAATTAAGTTATAAACTTTGGGATGACACAATAATCTTTAGTCAAATGAAAAGGCTTGGAATAGACGTTATTTACTCTAACGATAAAGATTTCGACCTATTCCCTATTAAGAGAGAATTCTAG
- the cpsA gene encoding carboxypeptidase CpsA — MDIEKLKKDVLEIEDKIIEIRRKIHEYPELSYKEYNTAKLVAETLKSLGIEVKVGVGLPTAVVGILKTSKPGKVVALRADMDALPVEEMTDLPFKSKVKGVMHACGHDTHVAMLLGGAMLLAKNINMLSGEVRFIFQPAEEDGGLGGAKPMIDAGVMDGVDYVFGLHISSAYPAGVFATRKGPLMATPDAFKIIVHGKGGHGSAPHETIDPIYISLLIANAIYGITARQIDPVQPFIISITSIHSGTKDNIIPDDAIMEGTIRSLDENVRKKALDYMERIVSSICSIYGAECRVEFMKDVYPITVNDPETTEEVMKILGNISKVEETQPILGAEDFSRFLQKAKGTYFFLGTRNEKLGCIYPNHSSKFCVDESVLKLGALAHAALAIEFTNKKE; from the coding sequence ATGGATATAGAAAAGTTAAAGAAAGACGTACTCGAGATAGAGGATAAGATAATTGAAATTAGGAGAAAGATACACGAGTATCCAGAACTTTCTTACAAGGAATATAATACGGCAAAACTAGTTGCAGAAACTCTGAAGAGCTTGGGTATAGAAGTTAAAGTAGGCGTAGGTTTACCTACTGCAGTGGTGGGAATATTAAAGACTTCTAAACCAGGAAAAGTAGTGGCGTTAAGGGCTGACATGGACGCATTACCGGTAGAAGAAATGACTGATTTACCTTTTAAATCAAAGGTTAAAGGAGTAATGCATGCTTGTGGCCATGATACTCACGTAGCAATGCTATTGGGAGGGGCAATGTTGTTAGCTAAAAATATTAATATGCTATCTGGAGAAGTTAGGTTCATTTTTCAACCTGCTGAAGAGGACGGAGGCTTAGGAGGAGCAAAGCCTATGATTGATGCAGGTGTAATGGATGGAGTAGATTACGTTTTTGGTTTGCATATTTCTTCTGCATATCCTGCAGGAGTTTTCGCAACAAGGAAAGGACCTTTAATGGCAACTCCTGACGCGTTTAAAATCATTGTTCACGGCAAAGGAGGTCACGGATCTGCACCCCATGAGACTATAGACCCCATATATATTTCTTTGCTGATAGCTAATGCAATATATGGAATAACTGCAAGACAAATAGACCCGGTACAACCTTTTATCATTTCAATAACTTCGATTCATTCAGGGACTAAGGATAATATAATTCCTGACGATGCAATAATGGAAGGAACAATAAGGAGCTTGGATGAAAACGTGAGGAAAAAAGCTTTAGATTACATGGAAAGAATAGTATCTTCAATTTGCAGTATTTATGGAGCAGAATGCAGAGTTGAGTTTATGAAGGACGTTTATCCCATCACTGTTAACGATCCAGAAACAACAGAGGAAGTAATGAAGATACTTGGCAATATATCAAAAGTGGAAGAGACTCAGCCTATTTTAGGAGCAGAAGATTTCTCAAGGTTTTTACAGAAGGCTAAGGGAACTTACTTCTTCCTAGGTACTAGGAACGAAAAGTTAGGATGCATTTATCCTAATCACAGTTCAAAGTTCTGCGTAGATGAAAGTGTTCTGAAGTTAGGTGCATTAGCTCATGCAGCTTTAGCTATCGAATTTACAAATAAGAAAGAATAA
- a CDS encoding amidohydrolase family protein: MLIKNAKLLDGRIVNIKIEGERITCIGNCIGDEIIDAENKLVIPPYFNMHFHLDSAFTSVRNNSGTLWEGIRIWQEIRGKLTEDEVYRNAITAVKLMVVYGTLWIRTHVDVTEKSLKLLRVIKKVKEDMKDIAEIQITAFPQDGIYTDKGNDEILRRAIEEGADNVGLIPHNEITREDGVKSIKFAFELAREYNKDVDGHIDETDDPNSRFLEVLAKETINNSWEGRVTAGHVTAMHSWDPAYRFRILPTVSRAGITVVPNPLINAVLQGRLEGYPKRRGNAPIKEMMKFNVNVALGHDCIMDPWYPLGTGNMLQVLFMAIHMDQLTEGEELLNSINLITFNSAKAWRVKNYGIKEGNEANLLITNADDVIDLLRFMEPPKFVIRKGKIIAKDGKYILFNGKWEEVKRKP, translated from the coding sequence ATGCTTATAAAGAACGCTAAGCTACTCGACGGAAGAATTGTGAATATAAAAATAGAAGGAGAAAGAATTACTTGCATAGGTAATTGCATAGGTGACGAGATAATAGATGCAGAAAATAAACTTGTAATTCCACCGTATTTTAACATGCATTTTCATTTAGATAGTGCCTTTACTTCCGTAAGGAATAATAGCGGTACTTTATGGGAAGGTATAAGGATATGGCAAGAGATTAGAGGCAAATTAACAGAGGATGAAGTATATAGGAATGCTATTACTGCAGTGAAATTAATGGTAGTTTACGGCACTTTATGGATAAGGACACACGTAGATGTTACTGAGAAGTCTTTGAAACTCCTTAGAGTTATAAAGAAAGTTAAGGAAGATATGAAAGACATAGCTGAAATTCAAATAACCGCATTTCCTCAGGACGGTATATATACGGATAAAGGTAACGATGAAATACTTAGGAGAGCAATAGAAGAAGGTGCGGATAACGTAGGTTTAATTCCTCACAATGAAATTACTAGAGAAGACGGAGTTAAATCGATAAAGTTTGCCTTCGAGCTTGCGAGAGAATATAATAAGGATGTCGACGGTCATATAGATGAGACTGACGATCCTAATTCAAGGTTCCTAGAGGTCTTAGCTAAGGAGACTATAAACAATTCATGGGAAGGAAGAGTAACTGCAGGTCATGTTACAGCAATGCATAGCTGGGATCCTGCTTATAGATTTAGAATATTACCTACAGTTTCGAGGGCAGGAATTACCGTAGTTCCAAATCCTTTAATAAACGCAGTACTTCAAGGCAGATTAGAAGGTTATCCAAAGAGGAGAGGCAATGCTCCAATAAAGGAAATGATGAAATTTAACGTTAATGTAGCATTAGGTCATGATTGTATAATGGATCCATGGTATCCTTTAGGGACGGGCAATATGTTACAAGTATTATTTATGGCAATTCACATGGATCAGTTAACGGAGGGAGAAGAGCTATTAAATTCAATTAATTTAATTACTTTTAATTCAGCAAAGGCTTGGAGAGTTAAAAATTACGGAATAAAAGAAGGTAATGAAGCTAACCTCCTAATAACTAACGCAGACGATGTAATAGATCTATTACGTTTTATGGAACCTCCCAAGTTTGTTATTAGGAAAGGAAAAATAATAGCAAAGGATGGAAAATATATATTATTTAATGGAAAATGGGAAGAAGTAAAAAGGAAACCTTGA
- a CDS encoding MFS transporter, protein MLKIAIILMKEYIHATIASTLSWAGNIYDLLLITYVYSYLEIAFSLNYLDISILFALGLIGRVIGGMIFGKYADLMGRKPVMIIGTGGYALFQGLMAFSPNALLLFVFRGLEGLFMGAAWTAGMVLAYEKAPVSARGFVTGIYQAGYGIGYALTAVTYFIFLSSLASNWRLFLLTGAFPLILLPYIQLKVGESIKKTEVEKPRYKDYLDVLIKATLAMSGMFISYFSVFGNYTTIALYYAKMPPYFLATLMLVANIILAGSFVLFGKLADKINKRKLIYAGVIGLFVSIPFSVPIFSFLINPYIMFIGTVGFAFSTGFWPVMPLLLADSVPINVRGFLSGFAYNMGGLMGGIANIILGLISSLYGISALAKSIDGFVIFSLILVFVSVITWPRRKIVINN, encoded by the coding sequence ATGCTTAAAATAGCAATTATCTTAATGAAGGAGTACATTCATGCTACAATAGCTTCCACGCTTTCCTGGGCAGGAAACATTTACGATTTACTCCTCATTACTTATGTTTATTCCTACTTAGAGATAGCATTCTCGCTAAATTACCTCGATATATCTATATTATTTGCTCTAGGGCTAATAGGAAGAGTTATAGGAGGAATGATATTTGGAAAATATGCCGATCTAATGGGTAGAAAACCAGTAATGATAATAGGAACAGGAGGTTATGCGTTATTTCAAGGCTTAATGGCCTTTTCTCCCAATGCGTTGTTGTTATTTGTCTTCAGGGGATTAGAAGGTTTATTCATGGGTGCAGCATGGACTGCAGGAATGGTATTAGCTTATGAGAAAGCCCCTGTAAGTGCTAGAGGTTTTGTCACAGGAATTTATCAAGCAGGTTACGGAATAGGTTACGCTTTAACTGCAGTTACTTATTTCATTTTCTTATCAAGTTTGGCAAGTAACTGGAGATTATTTCTATTAACTGGAGCCTTTCCTCTAATTCTTCTCCCTTATATACAGCTTAAAGTTGGAGAAAGTATAAAGAAAACTGAAGTTGAAAAACCAAGGTATAAAGATTACCTTGATGTACTAATAAAGGCAACATTAGCAATGAGTGGAATGTTTATTTCTTACTTTTCCGTGTTTGGCAATTATACTACTATAGCATTGTATTATGCAAAAATGCCTCCATATTTCCTGGCAACTTTAATGCTTGTAGCTAATATTATTCTTGCCGGGTCCTTTGTCCTTTTCGGCAAATTAGCTGATAAAATTAATAAAAGAAAATTAATCTACGCTGGTGTTATAGGTTTATTTGTTTCGATTCCATTCTCTGTCCCAATTTTCTCCTTTTTAATTAATCCTTATATAATGTTTATAGGAACAGTGGGCTTTGCTTTTTCAACTGGTTTCTGGCCAGTTATGCCGCTTCTTTTAGCGGACTCTGTACCAATAAACGTGAGAGGCTTTCTTTCTGGTTTTGCATATAATATGGGAGGCTTAATGGGAGGTATTGCTAACATAATTCTAGGATTAATTTCGTCCTTGTACGGGATATCTGCTTTAGCTAAATCTATAGACGGTTTCGTTATATTCTCGTTAATATTAGTCTTCGTTAGCGTAATAACTTGGCCAAGGAGGAAAATTGTTATTAATAACTAA
- a CDS encoding purine-nucleoside phosphorylase, with translation MLILIGNGVKLILRYGTAGSLNEKIKVGSYFIPIGVTHHDKSSLYQIIREDIMPALSPDLELAYKLYYFLKSQGLEVNYGTLFQSDDFYSEIHLKFDDAVDMESGTIFLLSKIHGIRSASLLIIANYKGKWINYEEIYRRDSEKVLDFLINFV, from the coding sequence GTGTTAATACTAATAGGTAATGGGGTTAAACTCATTCTAAGATACGGTACAGCAGGCTCATTAAACGAGAAAATTAAGGTAGGTAGTTACTTTATTCCAATAGGAGTAACTCATCACGACAAGAGTTCTCTATATCAGATTATTAGAGAAGATATAATGCCTGCTCTATCTCCAGACTTAGAATTAGCTTACAAGCTTTATTATTTTCTCAAGTCTCAAGGATTAGAAGTTAATTATGGCACTTTATTTCAGAGCGACGATTTCTATTCAGAGATTCATTTGAAATTTGACGATGCTGTAGATATGGAGAGCGGTACAATTTTCCTATTAAGTAAGATTCATGGCATAAGAAGTGCATCGTTACTTATAATTGCCAATTATAAGGGAAAATGGATTAACTATGAAGAAATATATAGAAGGGATTCTGAAAAGGTTCTAGATTTTCTCATTAACTTTGTTTAA
- a CDS encoding S53 family peptidase: protein MFDYLKSFGIKFTGCYGLILTFNGTVGEIEKAFNTELNVYYYPYKNIYWYGLLGIANVGPFYYFSNNVTPSLPYNIGKYVLGIVGIYSVDPKVYPIIKETWKVDLQGPSLVSSVLVTPSTIAQYFNFTELYSQGYTGKGEKVAIEGVPESFINESDIYVFWNQFYIVPRTGGLNVVYLGNITSSGQSGENELDAEWAGVFSPASCIYVVFSNGYVGGQALVGNLLNYYYELYYMVNYIDPDVISISVALPESYLSAYYPAMLYMIHNIMIQAVDEGISVLAAAGDWGFESDHPPPNFIIDVYNTIWYPESDPYVTAVGGIFVMANSTGGIVSISGWDYSTGGISTAFPIQCYELASLIPFTPKIPQRTYPDIAFVSAGGYNIPEFGFGLPLIYQGQLYLWYGTSGAAPMTAAMVSLAEVRLGMLNSILYHISYCGEILTPKGCIKGLPAWIPITTGANPTPAHYGWNYVTGPGTYDAYAMVKDFLIYYDFITNES, encoded by the coding sequence ATGTTCGACTATTTAAAATCCTTCGGAATAAAGTTCACGGGCTGTTACGGTCTAATATTAACCTTTAACGGTACAGTAGGAGAAATAGAAAAAGCGTTTAATACTGAACTTAACGTGTATTACTATCCTTATAAAAATATCTATTGGTATGGATTATTAGGCATAGCTAATGTAGGTCCGTTCTATTATTTTAGTAATAATGTTACACCTTCATTACCTTATAATATAGGTAAATACGTTCTGGGAATCGTAGGGATATACAGTGTAGACCCTAAAGTCTATCCCATAATTAAAGAGACTTGGAAGGTCGATTTACAAGGTCCTTCATTAGTATCTTCAGTTTTAGTAACTCCTTCAACAATTGCTCAATACTTTAATTTCACGGAATTATATTCTCAAGGCTACACTGGGAAAGGAGAGAAAGTAGCCATTGAAGGCGTTCCTGAGAGCTTCATTAATGAGAGTGACATTTATGTCTTTTGGAATCAGTTTTACATAGTTCCTAGAACGGGAGGACTTAACGTGGTCTATTTGGGTAATATAACAAGTAGTGGCCAATCTGGAGAAAACGAGTTAGATGCAGAATGGGCTGGAGTGTTTTCTCCTGCTTCTTGCATTTACGTAGTTTTCAGTAATGGTTACGTAGGCGGTCAAGCGTTGGTAGGAAACTTGCTTAACTACTATTATGAATTATATTACATGGTAAATTATATAGATCCTGATGTAATTTCAATATCTGTTGCATTACCCGAGTCTTACCTTTCCGCATATTATCCTGCAATGTTATACATGATTCATAATATAATGATACAAGCTGTTGACGAGGGAATATCGGTTTTAGCTGCTGCGGGAGATTGGGGATTTGAAAGCGATCATCCTCCACCAAATTTCATAATAGATGTATATAATACAATTTGGTATCCTGAGAGCGACCCTTACGTCACTGCAGTAGGAGGAATTTTTGTTATGGCGAATTCAACTGGCGGAATAGTTAGCATTTCTGGATGGGATTACAGCACTGGAGGAATAAGTACTGCTTTTCCTATACAATGCTATGAGCTAGCATCTTTAATACCATTTACTCCTAAAATACCGCAAAGAACTTATCCAGACATAGCATTCGTATCAGCAGGAGGATATAATATTCCAGAATTCGGTTTCGGACTACCTTTAATATATCAGGGTCAGCTCTATTTATGGTACGGAACTAGCGGTGCAGCTCCAATGACTGCTGCAATGGTTAGCCTTGCTGAAGTAAGACTTGGAATGCTGAATAGTATACTTTATCATATTTCTTATTGCGGAGAAATACTTACACCTAAAGGGTGCATAAAAGGCTTACCAGCATGGATTCCTATAACTACTGGTGCTAATCCTACTCCTGCCCATTACGGATGGAACTATGTGACTGGACCGGGAACTTATGATGCATATGCTATGGTTAAAGACTTTCTAATATATTACGACTTCATTACTAATGAAAGTTAA
- a CDS encoding zinc ribbon domain-containing protein, with translation MFKKLTRRLLHLYRNLASHLIKTLYELGVSTIYLGYPFNIVKEKGNKFTVNIWSYCKLMESIELKAQEYGMKVYEVVEYNTSKYCAYHDVEVKRSPRGVIICPKGHKLHSDLNGALNILKKALGVIAEAVKKPLSFVVDHNRVAPIKGCNP, from the coding sequence TTGTTTAAGAAACTAACTAGGAGGCTTCTTCACCTCTACCGTAATCTAGCCTCCCACCTTATTAAAACACTCTACGAACTAGGAGTATCAACAATCTACCTAGGTTATCCATTCAATATTGTGAAAGAGAAAGGCAATAAGTTCACAGTGAATATTTGGTCTTATTGTAAGTTAATGGAATCCATAGAATTAAAGGCTCAGGAATATGGTATGAAAGTGTATGAAGTTGTTGAGTATAATACATCAAAGTATTGTGCTTACCACGACGTGGAAGTTAAGAGGAGCCCAAGAGGAGTAATCATTTGTCCCAAGGGGCATAAACTTCATAGCGACCTAAACGGTGCGTTAAACATTCTAAAGAAGGCATTAGGAGTAATCGCCGAAGCCGTGAAAAAACCACTATCTTTCGTAGTGGATCATAACAGAGTAGCACCCATAAAGGGGTGTAACCCTTAA
- a CDS encoding MFS transporter: MLTNRREVLKISFSAFFADLGYQAAVASFPIILVFYFHAPIFVYGIAESLNYGGGSLMSLLGGYLADKYGRKKIGVIGNSLIVILSFTGLAANYIQAIILFMLGWWFRNFRTPARRAMVSEVTQENERSEAYGILHALDIGGAALAILYLTIALYLGIKATVVVLLTAIPLVISTILLAMVKAGGKGKPKLMVRKGWILVISTMFFAFSQYSFGFPIITTAEFTHKLYLATITYGVFLVSSALFGYIFGKLRLSEYKALAFLGYLLASLASLGFAFLSPLGLIGIYPLSFLMGIAVASTETFEPTIISKLSKGEVGTSMGALSLGRSIGLLIGNTAMGFLYQISFSYAYAFASIMSFIAFMIVLTSLRE; encoded by the coding sequence ATGCTCACTAATAGAAGAGAAGTCCTTAAGATTTCCTTTTCAGCGTTTTTCGCAGATTTGGGATATCAAGCAGCTGTAGCTTCTTTCCCCATAATTTTAGTATTCTATTTTCATGCCCCCATCTTCGTTTACGGTATCGCAGAGTCATTAAATTACGGCGGAGGTAGTTTAATGTCACTTCTTGGAGGTTACCTTGCGGATAAATACGGTAGAAAGAAGATAGGAGTAATCGGGAACTCGTTGATTGTAATACTTTCCTTCACTGGTTTGGCTGCAAATTATATACAAGCTATAATCCTTTTTATGTTAGGTTGGTGGTTTAGGAATTTTAGAACTCCTGCAAGGAGGGCAATGGTTAGCGAAGTTACTCAAGAAAATGAAAGATCTGAAGCTTATGGAATTCTCCACGCCCTTGATATAGGAGGGGCGGCTCTTGCAATACTTTATTTGACGATAGCCTTGTATTTAGGAATTAAGGCTACAGTTGTAGTGTTGCTTACCGCAATACCACTCGTGATCTCAACAATACTTCTAGCAATGGTTAAAGCTGGAGGTAAAGGCAAACCTAAGCTCATGGTTAGGAAAGGCTGGATATTAGTAATCTCAACAATGTTCTTTGCATTTAGTCAATATAGTTTCGGTTTTCCGATAATTACTACTGCAGAATTTACTCATAAGCTATACTTAGCGACCATAACTTACGGAGTATTCTTAGTTTCGTCTGCACTTTTCGGATATATTTTTGGAAAATTGAGGTTAAGTGAATATAAAGCTCTAGCGTTTCTAGGTTATCTATTAGCCTCATTAGCTTCTTTAGGTTTTGCTTTTCTTTCGCCTTTAGGTTTAATTGGAATTTACCCATTATCTTTCCTAATGGGTATAGCTGTTGCATCTACAGAAACATTCGAGCCTACTATAATCTCCAAATTAAGCAAAGGCGAAGTAGGAACTTCAATGGGTGCATTATCTTTAGGTAGGAGCATAGGGCTATTAATAGGTAACACAGCCATGGGTTTCTTATATCAAATAAGCTTCTCTTATGCTTACGCTTTTGCCTCCATAATGTCATTCATAGCGTTTATGATAGTGTTGACTTCATTAAGAGAATGA